The following is a genomic window from Collimonas fungivorans Ter331.
CTTCGATCTCGGCGCAGGTTTTGGGAATGGCCGGGCCCAGCACTCTTGCGCCCGCTTCGGTCACCAGCACGTCGTCTTCAATCCGGATGCCGCCGAAATCCATGTGTTCTACAAATTTGTCGTAGTTGATCAGCGCACTGTGGCGCGCTTCCGCCTGCCAGCGCTGGATCAGGGCCGGGATGAAATAGATGCCCGGCTCCACCGTCACCACCATGCCGGCTTGCAGCGGCTTGGCCAGGCGCAGGTTGCGCAGGCCGAACAGTTCGCTGCGGCTGACGCTGGCATCGTAGCCGACCCGGGTTTCGCCCAGGCCTTCCATATCGTGCACGTCCAGGCCCATCTGGTGCCCCAGGCCATGCGGGAAACAAATGGCGTAGGCGCCGGACTCCACCACCTGCTCCGGCGTACCGTTAAAAAATCCGAGCCCGGACATGGCGGCAACCATGTGGGCGGCAGCCCGCTTGTGGACTTCCAGATAAGAGACGCCCGGCCGCATGGCGCCGATGGCAAGCTGCTGCGCGGCCAGCACGATTTCGTACAAGCCGCGCTGGCGTTCGCTGAAACGGCCGCCGACCGGAAAGGTGCGCGTGATGTCGCTGGCGTAGCCGAGGACGCTGGACGCGCCGGAATCGTTCACCACCAGGTCGCCTGCCTGCAAGCGGTTCTTGTGGTCGCGGTTGTGCAGGATCTCGCCGCTGCGGGAAAAAATCATCGGATAAGCGTTTTGCAGGTCATGGCTGCGCATGATGCCTTCCATCGCCGCCACCACCTGGTATTCATAGGTATCCGCCTTGGCTTGCCGCATGGCGGCGACGTGCATGTCGCGCGTCACGCTCAGGGCGTTTTCTATTTCCGCGATTTCCTCGTCGCCCTTGATTTCGCGCAAGGCGATCACGGCGGCCATCAGGCTTTCGGAAGCGCCGGACTTGCATTGTTCCGGCGTGCAATCGAGCAGGCTGGCCAGTTCGAGTATGGTTTCGCCGCGGTAAGGCGGCAAGTAGTGGATAGTGCGGCCTTGGCGGCGCGCCTCTGCCAGCACCTCGACCAGCTGTTTGTGCGGCTGCACCGCGCTGATGCCCACCGTCTCGGCGCGCTGCGCAAAAGAGCTTTGCGGTCCGACCCAGATCACGTCGTCCAGGCTTGGATCATCGCCGAACAGGGTCTCGCTGCCAGCCTCGATATCGATCAGCGCCGCCAGGTCAGGCTGGTTCAAGCCGAAGAAATAGGAAAACGATGAATCCTGGCGAAACCAGTAATGGTTGTGCAGGTAGTTCATGGAAACATCGGTATTGCCCGGAAACAGCAGCAGGCCGGAAGAAAAGCGCTGTTTCAGCTGCTGCCGGCGCTGGCTGTAGACGGCCGGCTTAAACATCGTGGCCTCGCGCCTGGTCCGCATCGAACATCTGTCTGATTGGTTGTTGGTGCATCGTCACTCCATTCCGCTGTCATTGCCGACGTCTTTGTCGACTTCGTGTCTGGCGCCTGCAGCCGGGGCAATATATGGTTTTCTGTAAGTGCAAAAACCATGCCACGGACCTGTCCTGCGTCTCAAAAAAATTCAGTGCCGCGTAATAACTGTTCCTGCTCCCGGCACGCAGTCGATTGCGGGCCGTCGAACAGCGCCACGGTGCCGACCCAGATCACTTCAGCCACCTGGTTTTCGTGCGGCAGCGATTCGATGCTGTGCGGGATATTGGCGTCGAAATGCAGGCTGTCGCCGACACTCAGCACATAGCTGTCTTTACCTACCGTGTAGCCGACCTGTCCGCTCAGCACGAAGATCATTTCATCGCCTTCGTGCGACACCAATTCCGATTTGTAGCCGGCCGGCATGGTGAACTTCACCGAATGCACCTGGCTGCCGGGGAATACCGTCGAGAGTCGTTCGTATTTGACGCGGCCGCTGGCCACCGAGTAGGGTTGCCGCTGGCTGCGGTAGGTATCCGGCCGCAATTGCGCCGGTTGTTTGATCAGGTCGCCAATCGTCACGCCGAGCGCCTTGGCGATCACCACCAGCGAAGTGATCGAAGGACTGGTCTGGCTGCGCTCAAGCTGCGAAATGAAGCCCGCGGTCAAGCCGGTTTCGGCCGCGACTTGCACCAGTGTCTTCTTGACAGCATGACGCCGCGCACGGATCGAGCTCCCCAGCTGTGGCATTTCCATCGTTTCTGTCTCCGGCCCGTACCTTGTCGTATTTAATACTCATTTGGTACTTATTTGTTACTTTGTTTATTGCTTCCACATCGAACAACGCCAGGCGTTAATTCAACAGTAACTTTTTAATAATCAGCGTCAGCACCCAGCGTCCATTGCAGCTGCGACTGCGGCGATCGGGCGTCGGAAATTATAGTCACACTAAAATTTGAGTCAAGAACCTTTTTTAAATTATCTTAGTACATGGTCAAAACAAAGAAGGCAGGCCGACCTGGCGCCTCGGCCGGAGCCCGATGCCGCTGGCCACAGGCCTTGATCTTGCTTAAGGATGAGAGGCAGCGGGCGCATTTTCGGATGACTTTCAACTTCAAAGCGGGTATTTTCAACTATACCTTTTCCAGCCAACCCTCATTCAAGAAGGCAGACATGCATATCAATCGACGCAACTTCATCGCCCAAGCCATTGCTGTCGGCTCGCTGGCCGCCGCCGGCCCGGTATTTTCCCAGGAACCGGAATCGACCGCCGCCAGGATCAAACGCACCGGCAAGCTGCGCATGGGGGCCATCAACGGCGCCTCGCCGTATTTCACCAAGGACCTGGCAAGCGGCGAATGGAAGGGTTTCATGGTGGACCTGGGGCGCGACCTGGCGAAATACCTGAAAGTCGACGTCGAATGGGTGGAAACCACCTGGGGCAATGCCGTGCTCGACGTGCAAACCAACAAGATCGATTGCCAGCTCGGCATGGCGCCCTCGCCGGCGCGGCGCGAAGTGGTCGATTTTTCCGCGCCGATTTTCCAGAACTACAACACGGTGGTCGCCAAGAAGGGCTTCAATTTCGAACGCTGGGAACAGCTCAACTCGCCCAGCGTCAAGGTCGCGGTGGACGTCGGCTCGAGCCACGACCAGCTGGTCACCAGGATATTGCCGAAGGCGACAGTATTACGATTTGAAACTTCCGCGGCCGCCACCATGGCGCTGCAATCCGGCCGCGTCGACTGCCAGGTGCTGGTGATCCTCCTGTCAACCGCCCTGCTGACCAAGCTGCCGAACGTCGGCCATATCGTGTTCCCGTCCCCCGATGAAACCAACCCCACCAATGTCGGCATCCGCAAGCAGTCCGACCAGACTTTCACCAAGTCGGTGAATGCCTGGCTGGAAGAAGCCAGGGCCTCAGGCAAAGTGAAAAGCACCATCATTTCCAATATGCAAACGCTGGTCGGCGTGCCGCCGACAGCATTTCCATCCCAGGTTCACTTTTAAGCTGTGAGGCAGGCATGTATCAGTGGGATTTTCATACGCTTTGGCAGTACAGGAACATCATTCTCACAGGTTTTGGCTACACGGTAGGCTACACCGTCATCGTCGTCATACTGGGACTGCTGGTTGGATTGATCGCCGGGCTGTGCCGGCTGTCGCCTAAGGTTTATATATCCGGACCATTCCGCGCTTATGTCGAATTGTTCAGGTGCACGCCGGTGCTGGTGCAGCTGATCTGGTTTTATTATGCGCTGCCGATCCTGACGGGCATCGAACTGACGCCGGGCATGGCGGCAGTGCTGTCGCTGACCCTGTACGGCGGCGCCTTCTATTCTGAAATCATCCGCGGCGGCGTGATTTCCATCGATCCCGGGCAGTCGGAAGCTGGCATGGCGCTGGGCATGACCCAGTTCCAGCTGATGCGGCGCGTGGTGTTGCCGCAAGCGTTCAAACGCATGACGCCGCCGCTGGTCAGCCAATCCATCATGCAGCTGAAGAACACGTCGCTGCTGTCGGTGCTGGCGGTGCCGGACCTGCTCTACCAGGGGCAGATCATTGCCCACGACACCTATCGTCCGCTGGAGATCTATTCGCTGATCGCCATCCTGTATTTCGCGATCTTGCTGCCGGCGACAATCCTGGCCAAGCGGCTCGAAGTCAAGGTGTCCGACGGACGGGGAGCCTGACCATGGACAACCCAATGATTGCCATCAGCAACCTTAAAAAATGTTTTGGCGATAACACCGTCCTGAAAGATATTTCCCTGCAGATCGGAAAAGGCTCGGTAGTGGCGATGATCGGACCTTCCGGTTCCGGCAAGTCGACCCTGCTACGCTGCATCAACCTGCTGACGATCCCGGACGCCGGCGTGGTCAATGTCGGCGGCCAGTCGATCATATTCGACGGCAAGCAGACCGCGCTGCCGAAAGCGCGCAACCTGGCGAAATTCCGTTCCAAGACCGGCATGGTGTTCCAGCACTTCAACCTGTTTCCGCACATGACGGTGCGGCAGAACGTCATGGAAGGCATGGTCACGGTGCTGAAGATACCGAAACAGGAAGCGCGCGCCGCAGCCGACGCCTTGCTGCAGCGGGTTGGACTGAGCGAGCGCGCGGACGCTTATCCAAGCATGCTGTCGGGAGGACAAAAGCAGCGGGTCGCGATTGCGAGAGCACTGGCCATGAAACCCGATGTCATGCTGTTCGACGAAGCCACTTCCGCGCTGGATCCGGAACTGGTGGGCGAAGTGCTGAACGTCATCCGCTCGCTGGCGGCGGAAGGCATGACCATGATCCTGGTGACGCATGAAATCGCGTTTGCCAAAGAGGTAGCCGACCAGGTCATTTTCATGCGCGACGGCGTTGTGGTCGAATCCGGGCCGCCGGCCATCGTCATCGACAATCCTGTGCAGGAAGCCACGCGCAGTTTCCTATCGCGCTTCAAGAACAGCGGCCACTGAGCATGGCGCCGCCTTTGAAGGAAACAGCTTGAATCCGATCGAGAAGCGACCCGCCCCCTTGCGCGTGGTGGTCATCGGCGCCGGCATCGTCGGCGCCGCCTGCGCCATCGAACTGCTGCGCGACGGCCACCATGTCACCCTGCTCGATCCAGACGAGCCGGGCGGCACGCAGGCCGCCAGCTACGGCAACGCGGCATGGCTGAGCCCGGCTTCGGTGGTGCCGATGTCGATGCCTGGCTTGTGGAAAAAATTACCGGGCTATCTGTTCGATAAAAACAGCCCTTTGACCATCCGCTGGAGCGCCCTGCCGTCGCTGCTGCCGTGGCTGGCCAGGTTCATCTGGGCCGGCGCCAGCGTTGCCCGGGTCGAAGCCACGGCGCGCGCG
Proteins encoded in this region:
- a CDS encoding aminopeptidase P family protein, with the protein product MFKPAVYSQRRQQLKQRFSSGLLLFPGNTDVSMNYLHNHYWFRQDSSFSYFFGLNQPDLAALIDIEAGSETLFGDDPSLDDVIWVGPQSSFAQRAETVGISAVQPHKQLVEVLAEARRQGRTIHYLPPYRGETILELASLLDCTPEQCKSGASESLMAAVIALREIKGDEEIAEIENALSVTRDMHVAAMRQAKADTYEYQVVAAMEGIMRSHDLQNAYPMIFSRSGEILHNRDHKNRLQAGDLVVNDSGASSVLGYASDITRTFPVGGRFSERQRGLYEIVLAAQQLAIGAMRPGVSYLEVHKRAAAHMVAAMSGLGFFNGTPEQVVESGAYAICFPHGLGHQMGLDVHDMEGLGETRVGYDASVSRSELFGLRNLRLAKPLQAGMVVTVEPGIYFIPALIQRWQAEARHSALINYDKFVEHMDFGGIRIEDDVLVTEAGARVLGPAIPKTCAEIEALMAA
- a CDS encoding helix-turn-helix domain-containing protein; protein product: MEMPQLGSSIRARRHAVKKTLVQVAAETGLTAGFISQLERSQTSPSITSLVVIAKALGVTIGDLIKQPAQLRPDTYRSQRQPYSVASGRVKYERLSTVFPGSQVHSVKFTMPAGYKSELVSHEGDEMIFVLSGQVGYTVGKDSYVLSVGDSLHFDANIPHSIESLPHENQVAEVIWVGTVALFDGPQSTACREQEQLLRGTEFF
- a CDS encoding transporter substrate-binding domain-containing protein encodes the protein MHINRRNFIAQAIAVGSLAAAGPVFSQEPESTAARIKRTGKLRMGAINGASPYFTKDLASGEWKGFMVDLGRDLAKYLKVDVEWVETTWGNAVLDVQTNKIDCQLGMAPSPARREVVDFSAPIFQNYNTVVAKKGFNFERWEQLNSPSVKVAVDVGSSHDQLVTRILPKATVLRFETSAAATMALQSGRVDCQVLVILLSTALLTKLPNVGHIVFPSPDETNPTNVGIRKQSDQTFTKSVNAWLEEARASGKVKSTIISNMQTLVGVPPTAFPSQVHF
- a CDS encoding amino acid ABC transporter permease, coding for MYQWDFHTLWQYRNIILTGFGYTVGYTVIVVILGLLVGLIAGLCRLSPKVYISGPFRAYVELFRCTPVLVQLIWFYYALPILTGIELTPGMAAVLSLTLYGGAFYSEIIRGGVISIDPGQSEAGMALGMTQFQLMRRVVLPQAFKRMTPPLVSQSIMQLKNTSLLSVLAVPDLLYQGQIIAHDTYRPLEIYSLIAILYFAILLPATILAKRLEVKVSDGRGA
- a CDS encoding amino acid ABC transporter ATP-binding protein, producing the protein MDNPMIAISNLKKCFGDNTVLKDISLQIGKGSVVAMIGPSGSGKSTLLRCINLLTIPDAGVVNVGGQSIIFDGKQTALPKARNLAKFRSKTGMVFQHFNLFPHMTVRQNVMEGMVTVLKIPKQEARAAADALLQRVGLSERADAYPSMLSGGQKQRVAIARALAMKPDVMLFDEATSALDPELVGEVLNVIRSLAAEGMTMILVTHEIAFAKEVADQVIFMRDGVVVESGPPAIVIDNPVQEATRSFLSRFKNSGH